One Coleofasciculus chthonoplastes PCC 7420 DNA window includes the following coding sequences:
- a CDS encoding serine/threonine protein kinase yields the protein MVAKVLNKRYAIQKQINKNVGRHTLLARDLKTQDLVVIKLLIFGENFQGDDWKLFEREVKTLKLLSHPAIPRYLDYFDLDASMGKGLALVQSYIPAKSLEQWLIDGRTFSEEYIKQLAQALLEILCYLHEQKPPVIHRDIKPSNILLANRSGNSVGQVYLVDFGSVQTLAAQKSSTITVVGTYGYMPPEQFGGRTVPASDLYSLGATLIYLVTGRHPADLPQENLRIQFESFVNLSSELIDWLKWMTQPSLNRRPASAGEALKALTHPPQKADIFAGAEKPFGSRIKTKKNDDKLEILIPPKRLKIDLGFVLTIIISFALQLGVPAVGVFMLISWMVNSGYFDLLLLIFVLVFASFLIISVGKNWIILQAGLSYIIRSLGLTRINLDKQEMYLSYELIWFKITPKKILKNTIIKLSYIQPFSLINESSKGEKHIGLIPLTILIIAEQQNYALSAAFLELVEPEMEWLAHELSKWSGVPITVEDEPQEVEKMMKTLDS from the coding sequence TGATTTTTGGAGAAAATTTTCAAGGGGATGATTGGAAACTGTTTGAACGAGAAGTCAAAACGTTAAAACTCCTTTCCCATCCAGCAATTCCCCGTTACCTAGACTATTTTGATCTAGACGCATCAATGGGTAAAGGATTAGCGTTAGTGCAAAGCTATATACCCGCTAAATCCTTAGAGCAATGGTTAATAGATGGACGAACCTTTAGCGAAGAATACATTAAGCAATTAGCTCAAGCCCTGCTGGAAATTTTGTGCTACTTGCATGAGCAAAAGCCGCCCGTTATTCATAGAGATATCAAGCCCAGTAATATTTTATTGGCAAACCGATCAGGTAACAGTGTGGGTCAAGTTTATTTAGTTGATTTTGGCTCGGTACAAACCCTAGCTGCCCAAAAAAGTAGCACAATTACTGTTGTAGGAACTTACGGATATATGCCACCTGAACAATTTGGTGGACGCACTGTTCCGGCTTCTGATCTTTACAGTTTGGGTGCAACTCTAATTTATTTAGTAACAGGGAGGCATCCAGCCGATTTACCCCAGGAGAATTTGCGAATTCAGTTTGAATCGTTTGTCAATCTAAGTTCAGAGTTGATTGATTGGTTGAAGTGGATGACACAACCCAGTCTAAATCGTCGTCCAGCATCGGCTGGGGAAGCACTGAAAGCTTTGACACACCCCCCTCAGAAAGCCGATATTTTTGCTGGTGCAGAAAAACCGTTTGGGAGTCGCATTAAAACTAAAAAAAATGATGATAAACTAGAGATTTTGATTCCACCAAAACGATTAAAAATTGATCTAGGTTTTGTTTTAACGATTATTATAAGTTTTGCCCTGCAACTTGGCGTTCCTGCGGTGGGTGTGTTTATGTTAATAAGTTGGATGGTTAACTCTGGATACTTCGATTTACTGCTGTTGATTTTTGTGCTGGTATTTGCTAGTTTTTTAATTATCTCAGTTGGCAAAAATTGGATTATACTTCAAGCTGGTTTATCGTATATTATTCGTTCACTCGGATTGACTAGAATTAATCTTGATAAACAAGAAATGTATTTGAGTTACGAGTTAATTTGGTTTAAAATAACTCCCAAAAAAATCCTTAAAAATACTATTATTAAACTGAGCTATATTCAACCTTTTTCGCTGATAAATGAATCATCGAAAGGAGAAAAGCATATAGGATTAATTCCGCTAACAATTCTAATCATTGCTGAACAACAAAACTATGCATTATCTGCCGCTTTTCTCGAACTCGTTGAGCCAGAAATGGAATGGTTAGCTCACGAACTCAGTAAATGGTCGGGTGTGCCGATTACGGTTGAAGACGAACCTCAAGAAGTGGAGAAAATGATGAAAACACTTGACTCCTAA
- a CDS encoding serine/threonine protein kinase: MVINILNKRYAIQKQINKNTGRRTLLARDLKTQDLVVIKLLIFGEGFQADDWKLFEREAQILKLLSHPAIPCYLDYFDIDASMGKGLALVQRYIPAKSLDQWLKDGRTFSEEEIKQLAQALLEILCYLHEPPPPVIHRDIKPSNVLLVSRSSNSVGQVYLVDFGLVQTLAAQKCSIMTVVGTYGYMPPEQFGGRTVPASDLYSLGATLIYLITGRHPADFPQKNLRIQFESFVNLSSELIDWLKWMIQPSLNRRPASAGEALQALAHPPQKADIFAVCEKPFWSRIKIKNYGDKVEVVISPKDLTINDYVASLIMIVYFGISLGLFGILPAIIVGILIKIVNPEFSDFELLHWFFVSTSVVFVIISVVKKWIILPKSCSSILEAIGLHKIIFYSRKLYFIHEVIGLKNQQLIIIKNTITKLIYIHHIRMIAGTFKEEDYTWLFSPIIIIGTEQKNYALSAAFLELVEPEMEWLAHELSKWSGVQITVEDEPQEVEKMVRILDS, from the coding sequence ATGGTGATTAACATTTTAAACAAGCGTTACGCTATCCAAAAACAGATCAACAAAAATACGGGACGACGCACTTTGTTGGCACGAGACTTAAAAACTCAAGACTTAGTGGTGATTAAGTTGCTAATTTTCGGAGAAGGTTTTCAAGCGGATGATTGGAAACTGTTTGAACGAGAAGCCCAAATATTAAAACTCCTTTCTCATCCAGCAATTCCCTGTTACCTAGACTATTTTGATATAGACGCATCAATGGGTAAGGGATTAGCGTTGGTGCAAAGATATATACCGGCTAAATCCTTAGATCAATGGTTAAAGGATGGACGAACCTTTAGCGAAGAAGAGATTAAGCAATTGGCTCAAGCCCTGCTGGAAATTTTGTGCTATTTACATGAGCCGCCACCGCCCGTTATTCATAGAGATATCAAGCCCAGTAATGTATTATTGGTAAGCCGCTCAAGTAACAGTGTGGGTCAAGTTTATTTAGTTGATTTTGGTTTAGTACAAACCCTAGCTGCCCAAAAATGTAGCATAATGACTGTTGTAGGAACTTACGGATATATGCCACCTGAACAATTTGGTGGACGCACTGTTCCGGCTTCCGATCTTTACAGTTTGGGTGCAACCCTAATTTATTTAATAACAGGGAGGCATCCAGCCGATTTTCCCCAGAAGAATTTGCGAATTCAGTTTGAATCGTTTGTCAATCTCAGTTCAGAGTTGATTGATTGGCTGAAATGGATGATACAACCCAGTCTAAATCGTCGTCCAGCATCGGCTGGGGAAGCACTGCAAGCTTTGGCACACCCTCCTCAGAAAGCAGATATCTTTGCTGTGTGCGAAAAACCGTTTTGGAGTCGAATTAAAATTAAAAATTATGGGGATAAAGTAGAGGTTGTAATTTCACCAAAAGACTTAACAATAAACGACTATGTTGCTAGCTTAATTATGATTGTATATTTTGGTATTAGTCTTGGTTTATTTGGTATTCTTCCGGCAATAATTGTTGGAATTTTAATCAAAATTGTAAACCCAGAATTTTCTGATTTCGAGTTATTGCACTGGTTTTTTGTGTCTACATCTGTTGTTTTTGTAATTATATCAGTTGTAAAAAAATGGATAATTTTGCCGAAATCATGCTCGTCTATACTTGAAGCAATTGGATTGCATAAAATTATATTTTATTCAAGAAAATTATATTTTATTCACGAAGTAATTGGACTAAAAAATCAACAATTGATAATTATCAAAAATACCATCACAAAACTGATATATATTCACCATATTAGGATGATAGCTGGAACCTTCAAAGAAGAAGATTATACCTGGTTGTTTTCCCCAATAATTATAATCGGCACCGAACAAAAAAACTACGCATTATCTGCAGCTTTTCTCGAACTCGTTGAGCCAGAAATGGAATGGTTAGCTCACGAACTCAGTAAATGGTCGGGTGTGCAGATTACGGTTGAAGACGAACCTCAAGAAGTAGAGAAAATGGTGAGAATACTTGACTCCTGA
- the prmA gene encoding 50S ribosomal protein L11 methyltransferase codes for MANSWWEIKILGDPDLEDLIFWRLDSFGCRGMSCESKGHSQLIRAHLPQNQAHLLDLAALSLWLRQDALTVGLPLPLTQWHLIDEEDWASSWKQHWQPTEIGDCFLIYPAWLSVPQQTDRLLLRLDPGAAFGTGTHPTTHLCLEALEMRIGYDHSHPVIADIGCGSGILSIASVLLGAKKVLGVDIDPLAVRSARSNRELNQISADRLVVKKGSVELLSHLLGEKKVDGILCNILAEVIIDLIPGISAIASPHSWGIISGILLDQAKPIADTLEQHNWTVATLWKRQEWCCFNIRR; via the coding sequence ATGGCAAATAGCTGGTGGGAAATTAAAATTTTGGGCGATCCAGACTTGGAGGATTTAATCTTCTGGCGACTGGATAGTTTCGGCTGTCGGGGAATGTCTTGTGAAAGCAAGGGACATTCTCAACTGATCCGAGCTCACTTACCCCAAAATCAGGCACATTTGTTGGATTTGGCAGCACTTTCCTTGTGGTTGCGCCAAGATGCCCTGACGGTAGGATTGCCACTCCCCTTAACCCAGTGGCACTTAATTGATGAAGAAGACTGGGCAAGCAGTTGGAAACAGCATTGGCAACCCACAGAAATTGGCGATTGCTTTTTGATTTACCCGGCTTGGTTATCTGTACCCCAACAAACCGATCGCCTGCTGTTGCGCCTCGATCCGGGTGCAGCATTTGGTACGGGAACCCATCCCACCACGCATCTGTGCCTAGAAGCCCTGGAAATGCGAATCGGTTATGATCATAGCCACCCCGTTATTGCGGATATTGGGTGTGGATCGGGTATTTTATCCATTGCCTCTGTGTTATTGGGGGCAAAAAAAGTCTTGGGGGTAGATATTGATCCCCTAGCTGTGCGCTCTGCCCGCAGCAACCGAGAATTGAATCAGATTAGTGCCGATCGCTTGGTGGTGAAGAAGGGTAGTGTTGAGCTATTATCTCATCTTTTGGGAGAAAAAAAGGTTGATGGTATTCTCTGCAATATCCTGGCAGAAGTGATTATTGACCTGATTCCTGGAATCAGTGCGATCGCCAGTCCCCACAGTTGGGGAATTATTAGCGGAATATTGTTGGATCAGGCTAAACCTATTGCTGATACCCTAGAACAACATAACTGGACAGTAGCGACTCTCTGGAAACGCCAAGAGTGGTGTTGTTTTAATATTCGACGATAG
- the serA gene encoding phosphoglycerate dehydrogenase has protein sequence MSKVLVSDPIDQAGIDILSQVAQVDVKTNLSPEELVSIIPEYDAMMIRSGTRVTKEIIEVGKQLKIIGRAGVGVDNVDVPAATRQGIVVVNSPEGNTIAAAEHALAMMLSLSRHIPEANQSVKNSQWDRKRFIGAEVYKKTIGIVGLGKIGSHVATVVRSMGMKLLAYDPFISLERADQLGCRLVDMDLLLRESDYVTLHIPKTPETTHLINAEALATMKPTARIINCSRGGVIDEAALSEALKTGKIAGAALDVFESEPLGESPLRELGKEVILTPHLGASTAEAQVNVAIDVAEQIRDVLLGLPARSAVNIPGLSSNVLEQLKPYMRLAETLGNLVSQLAGGRIEQLNVRLQGELATNNSQPLVVASLKGLLSQALRERVNYVNASIEAKERGIRVIETRDASVQDYSGGSLLLSAKGSLGEHSVTGALLSDGEIHITSIDEFPINVPPSHHMLFTLHRDMPGIIGKIGSLLGSFNVNIASMQVGRKIVRGDAVMVLSIDDPLPEGILTEITKVPGIRDAYTVTL, from the coding sequence ATGTCTAAAGTACTTGTATCCGATCCCATCGATCAAGCTGGAATTGATATCCTCTCCCAAGTGGCTCAGGTTGATGTGAAAACCAATCTATCGCCTGAGGAACTCGTTAGCATCATTCCTGAGTATGATGCCATGATGATTCGTTCTGGCACTCGTGTGACCAAAGAAATCATCGAAGTGGGTAAACAACTCAAGATTATTGGACGTGCGGGAGTTGGCGTTGATAACGTTGATGTCCCAGCCGCTACCCGTCAGGGTATTGTCGTGGTTAACTCCCCCGAAGGAAACACCATTGCGGCGGCTGAACACGCTTTAGCGATGATGCTGTCTTTATCCCGCCACATCCCAGAAGCCAATCAGTCGGTGAAAAATAGTCAATGGGATCGCAAACGCTTTATCGGTGCCGAAGTTTACAAAAAAACCATAGGTATTGTGGGCTTGGGTAAAATTGGTTCCCATGTGGCAACAGTTGTCCGCTCCATGGGGATGAAGTTACTGGCTTATGATCCCTTTATTTCCCTGGAACGTGCGGATCAGCTAGGCTGTCGTCTGGTGGATATGGATTTGTTGTTGCGGGAGTCGGACTACGTCACCCTGCATATTCCCAAAACTCCGGAAACCACTCATTTGATTAATGCCGAAGCCTTGGCGACAATGAAACCAACGGCTCGAATTATCAATTGCTCTAGAGGTGGAGTCATTGACGAGGCGGCACTTTCAGAAGCCTTAAAGACAGGTAAAATAGCTGGGGCAGCACTGGATGTATTTGAGTCAGAACCCCTGGGAGAATCTCCCCTACGTGAACTGGGTAAGGAAGTGATCCTTACGCCTCACCTGGGTGCGTCAACCGCAGAAGCCCAAGTTAATGTTGCCATTGATGTGGCTGAACAAATTCGGGATGTCCTCTTAGGATTACCGGCTCGTTCAGCCGTGAATATTCCCGGACTATCGTCGAATGTGCTAGAACAACTCAAACCCTATATGCGCTTGGCAGAAACCTTGGGCAATTTGGTCAGTCAGTTAGCGGGTGGGCGAATTGAACAGCTCAATGTCCGGTTACAAGGGGAATTAGCCACGAATAATAGTCAGCCATTAGTGGTAGCCTCCCTGAAAGGACTGTTATCCCAAGCCTTGCGTGAGCGAGTCAACTACGTCAATGCTTCAATTGAGGCAAAAGAGCGGGGGATTCGAGTGATTGAAACCCGCGATGCTTCGGTTCAGGATTATTCGGGCGGTTCGCTGCTGCTATCGGCAAAGGGTTCCTTGGGTGAACATTCGGTGACGGGAGCGCTACTCAGCGATGGTGAAATTCACATCACCAGTATTGACGAGTTTCCGATTAATGTACCACCGAGTCACCACATGCTCTTTACCCTGCACCGCGATATGCCGGGAATTATTGGTAAAATTGGGTCGCTACTGGGTAGTTTTAATGTCAATATTGCCAGTATGCAGGTGGGTCGCAAGATTGTCCGAGGTGATGCTGTAATGGTCTTGAGCATTGATGATCCCCTACCGGAAGGAATTTTGACCGAAATTACCAAAGTTCCTGGTATTCGGGACGCTTATACGGTAACACTGTAG